A single Primulina eburnea isolate SZY01 chromosome 11, ASM2296580v1, whole genome shotgun sequence DNA region contains:
- the LOC140805759 gene encoding protein MICRORCHIDIA 7-like isoform X1 codes for MANNDRLQVKQELIDHNFTCMNKPNADYGQPPSVIELSSSDSDSSSDDGAEVRNSGKRSRDFSVDVIDGKNKKKKVAGDLPVGFLDLLPPRRPPLGVSSPSTANVGSIVAAPVEGSIKKFWKAGDYEATSAVVVRDSYSGDMDHVRIHPKFLHSNATSHKWVLGAFAELLDNSLDEVCSGATHVNLDMVKSKKDGTKMLLVEDNGGGMDPNKIRQCMSLGYSSKSKMVDTIGQYGNGFKTSTMRLGADVIVFSRSRGKDGCRPTQSIGLLSYTFLRSTGKEDTVVPILDYERSGKDWKKIIRSSTDDWKRNVETIVQWSPFSSEEDLLRQFYQMKEQGTRIFIYNLWEDDEGLLELDFDSDPHDIQIRGVNRDERSIEMGKKYPNSRHFLTYRHSLRSYVAILYLRIPPGFRIILRGKDVEHHNIVNDMMMSQEITYRPQPGVDGPSNNSNMVAVVTVGFVKDAKYHIDVQGFNVYHKNRLIKPFWRVWHPPGSDGRGVIGVLEANFVEPAHDKQGFERTTVLARLESRLVQMQKTYWTTHCHEIGYAPRRSKKYHERDASPDSCSPSQTKGIASSEKTWTNGHLSGNKVAKSRTRGKQAGYTEISSSSAEDVGDDDMQNQTSRNRVNGSVSGELFEKNGFQRLPRLHQTEPNNSPAEKLSQSTRNTNSQANGNESPLVQLEEENRQLKERLKRKEEEVLGDLLHDLQKEKERCKSLETQLKDSNCKYEELSKEQESIIDIFQEERQRRDIEEENLRKKLKEASNTIQESSNTIQGLMGQIRLLEREFSTGKR; via the exons ATGGCGAACAACGATAGGCTGCAGGTCAAGCAAGAACTCATCGATCACAATTTCACCTGTATGAATAAGCCGAACGCGGATTACGGGCAGCCTCCGTCCGTTATCGAGCTATCGAGTTCGGATTCTGATTCTTCTTCCGACGACGGTGCTGAAGTTAGGAACAGTGGGAAAAGGTCTAGGGATTTTAGCGTTGATGTGATTGATGGGAAAAATAAGAAGAAGAAGGTGGCGGGGGACTTGCCGGTGGGATTTTTGGACCTTTTACCGCCTAGACGGCCTCCGTTGGGTGTGTCTTCTCCTTCAACGGCGAATGTAGGGTCTATAGTGGCGGCGCCGGTGGAGGGGTCTATCAAGAAGTTCTGGAAGGCGGGGGATTATGAAGCGACGTCGGCTGTTGTCGTTAGGGATTCTTATAGCGGTGA TATGGATCATGTCAGAATACATCCCAAATTTCTGCATTCAAATGCGACCAGTCATAAGTGGGTTCTTGGAG CTTTTGCAGAACTTCTAGACAATTCCTTGGATGAG GTCTGCAGTGGAGCGACACATGTCAACTTAGATATGGTCAAGAGCAAGAAAGATGGGACCAAAATGTTACTGGTTGAAG ATAATGGTGGTGGAATGGACCCTAATAAAATTCGTCAATGCATGTCTCTGGGTTATTCCTCAAAAAGCAAAATGGTAGACACTATCGGGCAAT ATGGAAATGGCTTCAAGACAAGCACCATGAGGCTTGGTGCTGATGTAATTGTTTTTTCTCGAAGTCGTGGGAAGGATGGATGCAG GCCCACTCAAAGCATAGGATTACTATCCTATACTTTTTTGAGGAGCACAGGAAAAGAAGATACTGTGGTTCCCATA CTTGATTATGAAAGAAGTGGAAAAGATTGGAAGAAGATTATTCGATCATCCACTGATGACTGGAAGAGAAATGTTGAAACTATAGTTCAATGGTCTCCTTTTTCAAGTGAAGAAGATCTTCTTCGGCAG TTCTATCAAATGAAGGAGCAAGGTACTCGGATATTTATATACAATCTTTGGGAGGATGATGAGGGACTActagaacttgattttgattcTGATCCACAT GATATTCAAATCAGAGGTGTCAATAGGGACGAGAGAAGCATAGAAATGGGAAAAAAGTATCCTAATTCCAGGCACTTTCTTACATATCGACATTCATTGAGG AGTTATGTGGCTATTCTCTACCTCAGAATTCCTCCTGGATTTCGAATTATTTTGCGGGGAAAAGATGTCGAGCACCATAATATAGTGAATGATATGATGATGTCGCAGGAGATAACATATCGTCCTCAGCCTGGAGTTGATGGACCTTCAAATAATTCTAAT ATGGTTGCTGTGGTTACTGTTGGTTTTGTGAAGGATGCTAAATACCATATCGATGTTCAGGGATTTAATGTCTATCACAAAAATCGACTTATCAAG ccattttggagagtttggcaTCCTCCTGGTAGCGATGGTCGAGGAGTTATAG GCGTCCTTGAAGCCAATTTTGTTGAGCCAGCTCATGATAAACAAGGTTTTGAGCGAACTACAGTTCTCGCAAGACTTGAGTCACGATTGGTTCAaatgcaaaagacatattg GACCACACACTGCCACGAAATTGGCTATGCACCCCGGCGCAGTAAAAAATATCATGAAAGAG ATGCTTCTCCTGATTCTTGTTCCCCAAGTCAAACGAAAGGCATTGCTTCAAGCGAGAAGACATGGACCAATGGGCATTTGAGTGGGAATAAAGTTGCAAAATCCAGAACCCGTGGCAAACAAGCAGGTTATactgaaatatcatcatcttccGCAGAGGATGTTGGTGACGACGACATGCAAAATCAGACTTCCAGGAATCGGGTGAATGGTTCAGTCTCGGGAGAATTGTTTGAAAAAAATGGATTTCAAAGATTGCCAAGGTTACATCAAACTGAACCAAATAATTCACCTGCTGAAAAGCTCAGCCAATCAACCCGGAATACAAATTCACAG GCAAATGGTAATGAGTCACCATTGGTTCAGTTGGAAGAAGAGAATCGTCAATTGAAAGAGAG ACTGAAAAGGAAAGAAGAAGAGGTTCTGGGTGATTTGCTCCATGATTTACAGAAAGAGAAGGAAAGATGCAAGTCTCTCGAAACTCAG
- the LOC140805759 gene encoding protein MICRORCHIDIA 7-like isoform X2, which produces MANNDRLQVKQELIDHNFTCMNKPNADYGQPPSVIELSSSDSDSSSDDGAEVRNSGKRSRDFSVDVIDGKNKKKKVAGDLPVGFLDLLPPRRPPLGVSSPSTANVGSIVAAPVEGSIKKFWKAGDYEATSAVVVRDSYSGSMDHVRIHPKFLHSNATSHKWVLGAFAELLDNSLDEVCSGATHVNLDMVKSKKDGTKMLLVEDNGGGMDPNKIRQCMSLGYSSKSKMVDTIGQYGNGFKTSTMRLGADVIVFSRSRGKDGCRPTQSIGLLSYTFLRSTGKEDTVVPILDYERSGKDWKKIIRSSTDDWKRNVETIVQWSPFSSEEDLLRQFYQMKEQGTRIFIYNLWEDDEGLLELDFDSDPHDIQIRGVNRDERSIEMGKKYPNSRHFLTYRHSLRSYVAILYLRIPPGFRIILRGKDVEHHNIVNDMMMSQEITYRPQPGVDGPSNNSNMVAVVTVGFVKDAKYHIDVQGFNVYHKNRLIKPFWRVWHPPGSDGRGVIGVLEANFVEPAHDKQGFERTTVLARLESRLVQMQKTYWTTHCHEIGYAPRRSKKYHERDASPDSCSPSQTKGIASSEKTWTNGHLSGNKVAKSRTRGKQAGYTEISSSSAEDVGDDDMQNQTSRNRVNGSVSGELFEKNGFQRLPRLHQTEPNNSPAEKLSQSTRNTNSQANGNESPLVQLEEENRQLKERLKRKEEEVLGDLLHDLQKEKERCKSLETQLKDSNCKYEELSKEQESIIDIFQEERQRRDIEEENLRKKLKEASNTIQESSNTIQGLMGQIRLLEREFSTGKR; this is translated from the exons ATGGCGAACAACGATAGGCTGCAGGTCAAGCAAGAACTCATCGATCACAATTTCACCTGTATGAATAAGCCGAACGCGGATTACGGGCAGCCTCCGTCCGTTATCGAGCTATCGAGTTCGGATTCTGATTCTTCTTCCGACGACGGTGCTGAAGTTAGGAACAGTGGGAAAAGGTCTAGGGATTTTAGCGTTGATGTGATTGATGGGAAAAATAAGAAGAAGAAGGTGGCGGGGGACTTGCCGGTGGGATTTTTGGACCTTTTACCGCCTAGACGGCCTCCGTTGGGTGTGTCTTCTCCTTCAACGGCGAATGTAGGGTCTATAGTGGCGGCGCCGGTGGAGGGGTCTATCAAGAAGTTCTGGAAGGCGGGGGATTATGAAGCGACGTCGGCTGTTGTCGTTAGGGATTCTTATAGCG GTAGTATGGATCATGTCAGAATACATCCCAAATTTCTGCATTCAAATGCGACCAGTCATAAGTGGGTTCTTGGAG CTTTTGCAGAACTTCTAGACAATTCCTTGGATGAG GTCTGCAGTGGAGCGACACATGTCAACTTAGATATGGTCAAGAGCAAGAAAGATGGGACCAAAATGTTACTGGTTGAAG ATAATGGTGGTGGAATGGACCCTAATAAAATTCGTCAATGCATGTCTCTGGGTTATTCCTCAAAAAGCAAAATGGTAGACACTATCGGGCAAT ATGGAAATGGCTTCAAGACAAGCACCATGAGGCTTGGTGCTGATGTAATTGTTTTTTCTCGAAGTCGTGGGAAGGATGGATGCAG GCCCACTCAAAGCATAGGATTACTATCCTATACTTTTTTGAGGAGCACAGGAAAAGAAGATACTGTGGTTCCCATA CTTGATTATGAAAGAAGTGGAAAAGATTGGAAGAAGATTATTCGATCATCCACTGATGACTGGAAGAGAAATGTTGAAACTATAGTTCAATGGTCTCCTTTTTCAAGTGAAGAAGATCTTCTTCGGCAG TTCTATCAAATGAAGGAGCAAGGTACTCGGATATTTATATACAATCTTTGGGAGGATGATGAGGGACTActagaacttgattttgattcTGATCCACAT GATATTCAAATCAGAGGTGTCAATAGGGACGAGAGAAGCATAGAAATGGGAAAAAAGTATCCTAATTCCAGGCACTTTCTTACATATCGACATTCATTGAGG AGTTATGTGGCTATTCTCTACCTCAGAATTCCTCCTGGATTTCGAATTATTTTGCGGGGAAAAGATGTCGAGCACCATAATATAGTGAATGATATGATGATGTCGCAGGAGATAACATATCGTCCTCAGCCTGGAGTTGATGGACCTTCAAATAATTCTAAT ATGGTTGCTGTGGTTACTGTTGGTTTTGTGAAGGATGCTAAATACCATATCGATGTTCAGGGATTTAATGTCTATCACAAAAATCGACTTATCAAG ccattttggagagtttggcaTCCTCCTGGTAGCGATGGTCGAGGAGTTATAG GCGTCCTTGAAGCCAATTTTGTTGAGCCAGCTCATGATAAACAAGGTTTTGAGCGAACTACAGTTCTCGCAAGACTTGAGTCACGATTGGTTCAaatgcaaaagacatattg GACCACACACTGCCACGAAATTGGCTATGCACCCCGGCGCAGTAAAAAATATCATGAAAGAG ATGCTTCTCCTGATTCTTGTTCCCCAAGTCAAACGAAAGGCATTGCTTCAAGCGAGAAGACATGGACCAATGGGCATTTGAGTGGGAATAAAGTTGCAAAATCCAGAACCCGTGGCAAACAAGCAGGTTATactgaaatatcatcatcttccGCAGAGGATGTTGGTGACGACGACATGCAAAATCAGACTTCCAGGAATCGGGTGAATGGTTCAGTCTCGGGAGAATTGTTTGAAAAAAATGGATTTCAAAGATTGCCAAGGTTACATCAAACTGAACCAAATAATTCACCTGCTGAAAAGCTCAGCCAATCAACCCGGAATACAAATTCACAG GCAAATGGTAATGAGTCACCATTGGTTCAGTTGGAAGAAGAGAATCGTCAATTGAAAGAGAG ACTGAAAAGGAAAGAAGAAGAGGTTCTGGGTGATTTGCTCCATGATTTACAGAAAGAGAAGGAAAGATGCAAGTCTCTCGAAACTCAG